In Nocardia asteroides, a single genomic region encodes these proteins:
- a CDS encoding lysophospholipid acyltransferase family protein: MRPPEVLLDDFDTVYDFYRDHRQNRAKALAAYAFLARRFRPRVHFADGAPEAVRALVRSGRPLLIAVNHLSRHDPYTVAAAAWRSPLRRLIGRVRVLAKDELFVDPKLRKQVDMMGAIPVFRGKDHGLRAVNAAGQRMMDSCAERLARGDHLAVFPEGTCNVVDPSRVQPVGSGIGHIAFRAQKLGAAPALLSLALSYGPRPGDGTEPSKQEVKGSSFYFGLPVTELPTRPAEISRLVRAELQLALDGAVAAY, encoded by the coding sequence ATGCGACCGCCCGAGGTGCTCCTCGACGACTTCGACACCGTCTACGACTTCTACCGCGATCACCGGCAGAACCGGGCGAAGGCGTTGGCGGCGTACGCCTTTCTGGCCCGCCGCTTCCGGCCGCGGGTGCACTTCGCCGATGGCGCGCCGGAGGCGGTGCGGGCCCTGGTCCGCTCGGGGCGGCCGCTGCTGATCGCGGTGAATCATCTCTCCAGGCACGACCCGTACACGGTGGCGGCGGCGGCCTGGCGCAGCCCGCTGCGCCGGCTCATCGGGCGGGTCAGGGTGCTGGCCAAGGATGAACTGTTCGTCGATCCCAAGCTGCGCAAGCAGGTCGACATGATGGGCGCCATCCCGGTGTTCCGCGGCAAGGACCACGGCCTCCGCGCGGTGAACGCCGCAGGTCAGCGCATGATGGACAGCTGCGCGGAGCGGCTCGCGCGCGGCGACCACCTCGCGGTCTTCCCGGAGGGCACCTGCAATGTGGTCGACCCCAGCCGGGTGCAGCCGGTGGGCAGCGGGATCGGGCACATCGCCTTCCGCGCGCAGAAGCTCGGCGCCGCGCCCGCCCTGCTCAGCCTGGCGCTGAGCTACGGCCCGCGGCCGGGCGACGGTACGGAGCCGTCCAAGCAGGAGGTCAAAGGCTCGTCTTTCTACTTCGGGCTGCCGGTGACCGAGCTGCCGACCCGCCCCGCCGAGATCTCCCGGCTGGTCCGCGCCGAGCTGCAGCTCGCGCTGGACGGGGCCGTCGCCGCCTACTAG
- a CDS encoding GNAT family N-acetyltransferase: protein MAIEVRTNTALERFELYIDGTLAGHVAYQDTAAERAFVRSEIYASPDRGHAATLFESALRTTRAQGFEVLPMCPQVNRYIESRAEHVAAVPSWARSQFGLPL, encoded by the coding sequence ATGGCGATCGAGGTCCGCACCAATACTGCCCTGGAGCGGTTCGAGCTCTACATCGACGGAACTCTCGCCGGGCACGTCGCATACCAGGACACCGCCGCCGAGCGCGCCTTCGTCCGCTCCGAGATCTACGCCAGCCCCGACCGCGGCCACGCGGCCACGCTCTTCGAGTCCGCGCTGCGCACCACCAGGGCGCAGGGCTTCGAGGTGCTGCCGATGTGTCCGCAGGTCAACCGCTATATCGAGAGCCGCGCCGAGCACGTGGCCGCGGTGCCGAGCTGGGCCCGCAGCCAGTTCGGGCTGCCGCTCTAG
- a CDS encoding glycerate kinase gives MTREPSQRVVLAPDKFKGSASAPEVADALATGVVRAVPAARIHRVPVADGGDGTVDAFVTAGWRRVELIAPGPTGAATPTSYAVRGDTAVVELAAVVGAAKLPAGRFDPLGSGTDGLGTVLAHALEAGARRLVLGLGGSASSDGGAGLLRGLGARILDARGAEVPPGGAPLADAARLDAGGLHPLLRRARLTLACDVDNPLLGPTGAVAVYGPQKGAGPGELAILEAALGNWARVVGEAFPVERYGDATSRPGAGAAGGTGFGVLGALAVLMPVTVRSGIDVVLELLGFADLVNGAALVVTGEGSFDEQSLRGKAPLGVLAAATAAGVPCVVTPGRSLLTPEQVREAGFAGCHPLTELESDPARCMAQARPLLVRVGERIAEQYLRARV, from the coding sequence ATGACACGGGAGCCGAGTCAACGGGTGGTCCTCGCCCCGGACAAGTTCAAGGGTTCGGCGAGTGCGCCCGAGGTCGCCGACGCGCTGGCGACCGGGGTGGTGCGGGCGGTGCCCGCCGCCCGGATCCACCGGGTGCCGGTGGCCGACGGCGGCGACGGGACCGTCGACGCCTTCGTCACGGCGGGCTGGCGGCGGGTCGAGCTGATCGCGCCGGGGCCGACCGGGGCCGCCACGCCCACCTCCTACGCCGTGCGCGGCGACACCGCGGTGGTGGAGCTGGCGGCGGTGGTCGGGGCGGCCAAGCTGCCCGCCGGGCGGTTCGATCCGCTCGGCAGCGGCACCGACGGGCTCGGCACGGTGCTGGCGCACGCGCTGGAAGCCGGCGCGCGGCGCTTGGTGCTCGGGCTCGGCGGCAGCGCCTCCTCGGACGGCGGCGCCGGGCTGCTGCGCGGGCTCGGCGCCCGCATCCTGGACGCCAGGGGCGCGGAGGTGCCGCCCGGCGGCGCGCCGCTCGCCGACGCGGCTCGGCTGGATGCGGGCGGGTTGCACCCGCTGCTGCGCCGGGCTCGGCTGACGCTCGCCTGCGATGTGGACAATCCGCTGCTCGGGCCCACGGGAGCGGTCGCGGTGTACGGGCCGCAGAAGGGGGCCGGGCCGGGGGAGCTGGCGATTCTGGAGGCGGCGCTGGGGAATTGGGCCCGGGTGGTCGGGGAGGCATTCCCGGTGGAGCGGTACGGCGATGCCACCTCGCGGCCGGGGGCGGGCGCTGCCGGTGGGACGGGGTTCGGGGTGCTCGGCGCGCTGGCGGTGCTGATGCCGGTGACGGTGCGCAGCGGGATCGACGTGGTGCTGGAGCTGCTCGGCTTCGCCGACCTGGTCAACGGGGCCGCGCTCGTCGTCACCGGGGAGGGGTCGTTCGACGAGCAGAGCCTGCGCGGGAAGGCGCCGCTCGGCGTGCTCGCCGCCGCGACCGCGGCCGGGGTGCCGTGTGTCGTCACCCCGGGGCGCTCGCTGCTCACCCCCGAGCAGGTGCGCGAGGCGGGGTTCGCGGGGTGTCACCCGCTCACGGAGCTGGAATCGGACCCGGCCCGCTGCATGGCCCAGGCCCGGCCCCTGCTGGTCCGCGTGGGAGAGCGGATCGCGGAGCAATACCTACGCGCTCGGGTCTGA
- a CDS encoding YqgE/AlgH family protein: protein MARADDPDDRRTRGHGDHGRRDHRPGESAVRAGSLLVSAIDLAEPTFRRTVIYVIEHNEAGSLGVVLNRPSDTAVHDVLPRWSEVVSEPQTLFVGGPVKRDAALCVATVRVGVSIAEVNGLRRVDGRVVLVDLDADPADIGPLIEGARIFAGYAGWTFGQLEGELDNHDWYVVSALPADPIAPGRPDLWAQVLRRQPLPLSLLASHPIELERN, encoded by the coding sequence GTGGCACGCGCAGACGACCCCGACGATCGCAGGACCCGCGGGCACGGCGACCACGGTCGCCGCGATCACCGGCCGGGCGAGTCCGCCGTGCGGGCAGGCAGTCTGCTGGTCTCCGCCATCGACCTCGCGGAGCCGACCTTCCGGCGCACCGTCATCTACGTCATCGAGCACAACGAGGCGGGCAGCCTCGGCGTCGTCCTGAACCGGCCCAGCGACACCGCCGTGCACGACGTGCTCCCGCGCTGGAGCGAGGTGGTCTCCGAGCCGCAGACGCTCTTCGTCGGCGGGCCGGTCAAGCGGGACGCCGCGCTCTGCGTCGCGACCGTCCGGGTCGGGGTATCGATCGCCGAGGTGAACGGCCTGCGCCGAGTCGACGGCCGCGTCGTGCTCGTCGACCTCGACGCCGACCCCGCCGATATCGGCCCCCTCATCGAGGGCGCCCGCATCTTCGCCGGCTACGCGGGCTGGACCTTCGGCCAGCTCGAGGGCGAGCTGGACAACCACGATTGGTACGTGGTCTCCGCCCTCCCCGCCGACCCCATCGCCCCCGGCCGCCCCGACCTCTGGGCCCAGGTACTGCGCAGGCAACCGCTCCCGCTCTCGCTACTCGCCTCGCACCCGATCGAACTAGAACGCAACTAG
- a CDS encoding alpha/beta fold hydrolase yields the protein MTSAQRAAGLAALLVAGLLGAVTATPALLAPAAAAPAVAFGDCPEGAVPAGRGVQCAVIDVPMNHADPDGAQIELTVSRIPAEGPKRGVIAANPGGPGADALDYWARRIDAFPAAFEQYDRIAVQPRGMRWSTPLDCAVKPTGAEPAPPGVKDIALRPRDDMRATCEAALPGYLDTITTESTARDLDAVRAALGVERLDYLGTSYGTYLGAVYATLFPEHTGRMVLDSNVNPGWVWTEEFAQQQVAGKQRLDDLFAWIAEHDGEYGLGNTPLQVYRNWVRLVADQGGGWYANLTPPPAAVSDLPGALPEPLAEIARDGFNGSVEQIGKVQNLTRTLVAGGTSAQVPLLGATTVATYTRAFWPNFARAMSDANADPRNIGKLLALEGASSSDPTGQVVFTAITCNENAVEPRPELIAVAAGTIASGGSAMEARANLVRAGMNCGSWRPVAKPVAVDGAALRTPPLLLQSRYDALTAYEGGPALARAVHGKLIVVDGGDHGTFGRGNGAVDGAVVRYLETGEVGIDRAEQAPLP from the coding sequence ATGACGAGCGCACAGCGCGCGGCCGGGCTGGCCGCGCTCCTGGTGGCCGGACTGCTCGGTGCGGTCACGGCGACCCCTGCCCTGCTCGCGCCCGCCGCGGCGGCGCCCGCTGTGGCTTTCGGCGACTGCCCGGAGGGAGCGGTACCCGCAGGTCGCGGCGTGCAGTGCGCCGTGATCGATGTACCGATGAACCATGCCGACCCGGACGGCGCGCAGATCGAGCTGACCGTGAGCCGCATTCCGGCCGAGGGCCCGAAGCGCGGGGTGATCGCCGCCAACCCCGGCGGCCCCGGCGCGGACGCCCTCGATTACTGGGCCCGCCGGATCGATGCGTTTCCCGCCGCCTTCGAGCAGTACGACCGGATCGCGGTGCAGCCGCGCGGCATGCGCTGGTCCACCCCCCTGGACTGCGCGGTGAAGCCGACCGGTGCCGAGCCCGCGCCGCCCGGCGTCAAGGACATCGCGCTGCGCCCCCGCGACGACATGCGCGCCACCTGCGAGGCGGCGCTGCCCGGGTACCTGGACACCATCACCACCGAGAGCACCGCCCGCGACCTGGACGCGGTGCGCGCCGCGCTCGGTGTGGAGCGGCTCGACTACCTCGGCACCTCGTACGGCACCTACCTCGGCGCCGTCTACGCGACGCTCTTCCCAGAGCACACCGGCCGGATGGTGCTCGACTCCAACGTGAACCCGGGCTGGGTGTGGACCGAGGAGTTCGCCCAGCAGCAGGTGGCGGGCAAGCAGCGGCTGGACGACCTGTTCGCCTGGATCGCCGAGCACGACGGCGAGTACGGCCTCGGCAACACCCCGCTGCAGGTCTACCGGAACTGGGTGCGGCTCGTCGCCGACCAGGGCGGCGGCTGGTACGCCAACCTGACCCCGCCGCCCGCCGCCGTCTCCGACCTGCCCGGCGCGCTGCCGGAGCCGCTCGCCGAGATCGCCCGCGACGGCTTCAACGGCAGCGTCGAGCAGATCGGCAAGGTGCAGAACCTGACCCGCACGCTGGTCGCTGGCGGCACCTCGGCGCAGGTGCCGCTGCTCGGCGCCACCACCGTCGCCACCTACACCCGCGCGTTCTGGCCGAACTTCGCCCGCGCCATGTCGGACGCCAACGCCGACCCGCGCAATATCGGCAAACTGCTGGCGCTGGAGGGCGCGAGCAGCTCCGACCCGACCGGCCAGGTGGTCTTCACCGCTATCACCTGCAACGAGAACGCCGTCGAGCCGCGGCCGGAGCTGATCGCCGTCGCCGCGGGCACCATAGCCTCCGGCGGCAGCGCCATGGAGGCTCGCGCCAACCTGGTCCGCGCCGGGATGAACTGCGGGTCGTGGCGGCCGGTGGCGAAGCCGGTCGCGGTGGACGGCGCCGCGCTGCGCACCCCGCCGCTGCTGCTGCAGAGCCGCTACGACGCGCTCACCGCCTACGAGGGCGGCCCGGCGCTGGCCCGCGCGGTGCACGGGAAGCTGATCGTCGTCGACGGCGGCGACCACGGCACCTTCGGTCGCGGCAACGGCGCGGTGGACGGCGCGGTGGTGCGCTACCTGGAGACCGGCGAGGTCGGCATCGACCGCGCCGAGCAGGCCCCGCTGCCGTAG
- a CDS encoding helix-turn-helix transcriptional regulator, producing the protein MPTEVIYNRIAMLRAERGVSRRQLAEALGVHYQTVGYLERGEYSPSLHLALRIAAYFEVAVEVVFATAPFPRIGSETG; encoded by the coding sequence GTGCCTACTGAGGTCATCTACAACCGGATCGCGATGCTGCGCGCCGAGCGCGGGGTCTCCCGGCGGCAGCTGGCCGAGGCGCTCGGCGTGCACTACCAGACCGTCGGGTACCTGGAGCGCGGCGAGTACAGCCCGAGCCTGCACCTGGCGCTGCGGATCGCGGCGTACTTCGAGGTGGCCGTGGAGGTGGTGTTCGCCACGGCCCCCTTCCCGCGCATCGGCAGCGAGACCGGCTGA